The following nucleotide sequence is from Borrelia sp. A-FGy1.
TTTAGAGAGTATTTTCTCTCTGGATTTCTCTAGGATTAAGTTAATTCCATTTATTTTAAGTTCTCCATTCTCTGCTACAATTTGAGTTTGCATAAATTTATCTATGCTAATCTTTGATGGATAGTTTAATTTATCAGCAGTGTCGATTTCAAGTATTATTCGCTCACCAGGAGTAGGATTATCTTTAAAATGTTCCATAATTATTACTTTAAAGTTTTTATTCTTATCTTCAGTTGAAATTAACATTCCTTCAGATTTAATCCCTCTAAACTTAGCAGTTTTTAAATTGTCAACTATTATAATATGTTTTCCAATTAATTCTTCTTCCTTATAGTAGTCTGCAAGGCTGCTTACAATTTGTTTGTCATTAGGAGATCCGTCATCTAGCTTTAATATGAATAATTTTTCTGCATTTGGGTTTCTCTCTATTTTTTTTACTTTTACAACTTTTAAAAACACTTTTTCGCTAAATAATTTTACGGGATTTTCTGTTTGTTGATCTTGCATGTTTTTGCCTCCTGAATATTTTAATTTTAAACTATCAATTAATTCTTTTTCTAACTTTGTAAATAAAACCTCTGTAGTCTTAATTGTTTTTAAACCCAAATTTGTGCCTAAAAATTTATTAGAAATTTCATAACTTTCTCCAAAAAATTTTCTTATTTTATTACTTGTTTGAGGGATAAAGGGTGAGATTAAAATTGATAAATCTCTTATTAAGTATATTAGATTTATCAAAAGCTCTTTTGTTTCATTAGGGTTACTGTTTTTTGTTTTCCATGGCTCTCTGTCTTGAAATATTTTGTTACCCATGCTTGAAATTTCAAGAATTTCTTTTAGCGCTGCTTTTAGTTCTGTTTTGTTAAAAAAATCTATAATTCTTTCATATTTATGATTTATTTCTTTCCAAAAATCTTTTTTGATATCTATTTCTTCTATTTTATTTCCAAAGAATTTTTTGTAAAAAGATAATACTCTATTAATGAGATTTGAAAAGTTACCAATAAGTTCAGTATTTGTTCTCTCTAAGAGATCATCCCACATAAATTGAAAGTCAGACTTTTCAGGTCTATTGTAATATATGTAGAATCTCCAGACATCAGTGGGTATTCCTGTACTAATAACATCATTTCCAAATATCCCTGTTCCTTCAGATTTTGAAAATTTAAGATTTTCGTAATTTAAGTATTCACTTGAGGACATTTTATTGAGCATTGTCCAATTTTCTTTACTTCCAAGTTTTACAGCTGGAAATATAACTGTGTGAAATAAAATATTATCTTTCCCAATAAATTGTACTAGGTTTGTATCTTCATTATCTTTCCACCAAACTTCCCAATTTTTTGTAATTTCTTTTGTAATTGATATATATCCAATAGGTGCATCAAACCAAACATAAAATACTTTATTTTCATATCCCTTTTTTGGTACTGGTATTCCCCATTTAAG
It contains:
- the metG gene encoding methionine--tRNA ligase codes for the protein MKSKNLVTAALPYVNNIPHLGNLVQLLSADAFARYSRMMGIETLYICGTDEYGTATETKALIEKTTPEKLCNKYYEIHKSIYEWFNIKFDIFGRTTNQHHKETVQNLFLKLEENGYILEKESEQFFCDYNSIFLADRYIIGVCPTCGNNAKGDQCDYCSKLLAPVDLINPKCIICQNIPILKKTKHCYLDLPKIKNELEIWIQKSSQDCNWNTNAIKMTNAFLRDGIKDRAITRDLKWGIPVPKKGYENKVFYVWFDAPIGYISITKEITKNWEVWWKDNEDTNLVQFIGKDNILFHTVIFPAVKLGSKENWTMLNKMSSSEYLNYENLKFSKSEGTGIFGNDVISTGIPTDVWRFYIYYNRPEKSDFQFMWDDLLERTNTELIGNFSNLINRVLSFYKKFFGNKIEEIDIKKDFWKEINHKYERIIDFFNKTELKAALKEILEISSMGNKIFQDREPWKTKNSNPNETKELLINLIYLIRDLSILISPFIPQTSNKIRKFFGESYEISNKFLGTNLGLKTIKTTEVLFTKLEKELIDSLKLKYSGGKNMQDQQTENPVKLFSEKVFLKVVKVKKIERNPNAEKLFILKLDDGSPNDKQIVSSLADYYKEEELIGKHIIIVDNLKTAKFRGIKSEGMLISTEDKNKNFKVIIMEHFKDNPTPGERIILEIDTADKLNYPSKISIDKFMQTQIVAENGELKINGINLILEKSREKILSKEIKNGIVR